The Sebastes fasciatus isolate fSebFas1 chromosome 4, fSebFas1.pri, whole genome shotgun sequence genome window below encodes:
- the armc10 gene encoding uncharacterized protein armc10 codes for KSGATATTATAAAATAVKEWSNSSNSSSSSNSSKRVEQQQQQQKKQQQQQKKQQQQQQQQQQQRGAATEEAAAAAAAAAAATTATERSSNRRSSSTSNRRSSSSNRRSSSSSSSSNNSNNSNREEQQQKKQQQQQKKQQQQQQQQQQQQRGAATEEAAAAAGATEEAAGAATGAAEEAAAAATEEEAAAAAGATEEAATGAAAAATTATERSSNRRSSSSNNSNNSNREEQQQKKQQQQQKKQQQQQQQQQQQQRGAATEEAAAAAGATEEAATGAATEEAAAAAATAATERSSNRRSSSSSRSNRRSSNRSSNRSSSNRMGDGSITPRLGNMKALLGIVAGAGASYGLYKLLSGGGFRRNKKSAAGEGPGVRSSQPGEGTLQPGSLLARVSGLDVVCPRPVDVASGDIIHQSPGNLDPQHLKMLLSCLQSSNNPPDRCRILLTLGNSAAFTVNQNLIREFEGIHLIAGFLSDPAAEVRVQTLNALNNLCMNIQNQEQIKVYVPQVLELIEMSPVNSDLQLGALRLLTNLSVTDKHQHLLKESITLLLSLLVVSFEALQVQALKILVNLSSNPDMMDDIVQAQAPASVVLLFDIRTAPSVLLRLLTFAGNLKAWRPSAQGLFPFKDPQCHSF; via the exons AAGAGTggagcaacagcaacaacagcaacagcagcagcagcaacagcagtaaaagagtggagcaacagcagcaacagcagcagcagcagcaacagcagtaaaagagtggagcagcagcaacagcaacagaagaagcagcagcagcaacagaagaagcagcagcaacagcagcaacaacaacagcaacagagaggagcagcaacagaagaagcagcagcagcagcagcagcagcagcagcagcaacaacagcaacagagaggagcagcaacagaagaagcagcagcaccagcaacagaagaagcagcagcagcaacagaagaagcagcagcagcagcagcagcagcaacaacagcaacaacagcaacagagaggagcagcaacagaagaagcagcagcagcaacagaagaagcagcagcagcagcagcagcagcaacaacagcaacagagaggagcagcaacagaagaagcagcagcagcagcaggagcaacagaagaagcagcaggagcagcaacaggagcagcagaagaagcggcagcagcagcaacagaagaagaagcagcagcagcagcaggagcaacaGAAGAAGCAGcaacaggagcagcagcagcagcaacaacagcaacagagaggagcagcaacagaagaagcagcagcagcaacaacagcaacaacagcaacagagaggagcagcaacagaagaagcagcagcagcaacagaagaagcagcagcagcagcagcagcagcaacaacagcaacagagaggagcagcaacagaagaagcagcagcagcagcaggagcaacaGAAGAAGCAGCAACAGGAGCAGCaacagaagaagcagcagcagcagcagcaacagcagcaacagagaggagcagcaacagaagaagcagcagcagcagcaggagcaacaGAAGAAGCAGCAACAGGAGCAGCAACAGGAGCAGCAGTAACAGAATGGGTGATGGCAGTATCACTCCCCGGCTCGGCAACATGAAGGCGTTGCTTGGAATAGTTGCCGGAGCTGGAGCTTCATACGGGTTATACAAGCTCCTCAGCGGTGGGGGCTTCAGGAGGAACAAGAAGAGTGCTGCCGGTGAAGGTCCCGGTGTCAGGAGCAGTCAGCCCGGTGAAGGGACCCTACAGCCGGGCAGCCTGCTGGCCAGAGTGTCTGGACTGGATGTGGTCTGTCCCCGACCTGTGGATGTTGCATCAG GTGACATCATCCACCAGTCCCCTGGCAACCTGGATCCACAGCACTTGAAGATGCTGCTGTCATGCCTGCAGAGCAGCAATAATCCACCTGACAGATGTAGGATCCTACTCACGTTAGGAAACTCTGCTGCCTTTACTGTGAATCAG AATCTAATAAGGGAATTTGAAGGGATTCATCTCATCGCTGGTTTCCTCTCTGACCCGGCAGCAGAGGTCAGAGTGCAGACTCTGAATGCTCTAAATAATCTGTGTATGAACATCCAGAACCAGGAACAAATAAAG GTTTATGTGCCACAAGTGCTGGAGCTGATTGAGATGTCCCCGGTGAACTCTGACCTTCAGCTCGGTGCTCTCAGGCTGCTGACGAACCTCTCGGTCACCGATAAACATCAACACCTGCTGAAGGAGTCAATCACACTTTTACTCTCTCTACTCGTCGTGAGCTTTGAAGCGTTACAG GTTCAGGCTTTGAAAATCCTCGTGAATTTGTCATCCAATCCAGATATGATGGATGATATTGTTCAAGCTCAG GCACCAGCTTCTGTTGTGCTGCTGTTTGACATACGAACAGCCCCCTCGGTGCTTTTGCGTCTGCTGACCTTCGCGGGGAACCTAAAGGCCTGGAGGCCGTCTGCACAG GGACTATTTCCCTTCAAAGATCCACAGTGCCATTCCTTCTGA